From one Lotus japonicus ecotype B-129 chromosome 3, LjGifu_v1.2 genomic stretch:
- the LOC130749350 gene encoding uncharacterized protein LOC130749350 — protein sequence MSPTNNILSQVRASAAGMSLNLLDEEKSRSYGLLHALKDLSNLQRLWVKCDSEVQLNQSVERILDSLKATNCAELERTPSTSHVPNNSSSVIDCHSQVRISGSKNSSTSLLIQMGMKCRVSNILKEIILQKNYPIGSGLLPSDNYPDWLTFNSGCSSVTFEVPQVDGRNLKAIMCIVYSSSLDNITSEGLKNLLLINCTKNTIQLYKKDALDSFHEEKWLKVVSNIEPGNEVKVVVVFENGFTVKKTVVYLIYDEPIDKKAEHYHEPDKNAAISGGDENRFVRLFSILPACVRAVLTSKPFWLIGLAVILIWSRYFSNQRRRHKPILRGGMKKMNQSFYERWVDAYQQGIYSKYFKFLKVIGQVCKTRRMN from the exons ATGTCTCCAACTAATAATATTCTATCCCAAGTTCGAGCATCTGCTGCAGGGATGTCCCTTAACCTCTTGGATGAAGAAAAAAGTAGATCCTATGGTCTATTACATGCTCTAAAAGATCTTTCCAATCTTCAGCGCCTTTGGGTGAAGTGCGACTCAGAAGTTCAACTGAATCAAAGTGTAGAAAGAATTTTGGATTCACTAAAAGCCACAAATTGTGCAGAATTAGAAAGAACACCAAGCACATCTCATGTCCCAAACAATAGTTCTTCTGTAATTGATTGTCACAGCCAAGTTCGCATTTCAGGGTCAAAAAATTCCTCGACTTCTCTTTTGATACAAATGGGAATGAAGTGTCGTGTCTCCAATATTCTCAAAGAAATCATTTTACag AAAAATTACCCCATTGGGTCGGGTTTACTTCCAAGTGACAACTATCCTGATTGGTTAACATTCAATAGTGGATGTTCTTCTGTAACTTTTGAAGTCCCTCAAGTGGATGGGCGTAACTTGAAGGCAATCATGTGCATTGTCTATTCTTCTTCCTTAGACAACATCACATCAGAAGGCCTGAAaaatttgttgttgataaattgcACAAAGAACACCATTCAGCTCTATAAGAAAGATGCTTTAGATTCCTTCCATGAAGAGAAGTGGCTGAAAGTAGTTTCAAATATAGAACCTGGTAATGAAGTGAAGGTGGTTGTTGTTTTTGAGAATGGATTCACTGTGAAGAAGACAGTTGTTTATCTCATATATGATGAACCAATTGACAAAAAGGCAGAGCACTACCATGAGCCAGATAAGAATGCTGCTATTTCCGGTGGTGATGAAAAT AGATTTGTTAGGCTCTTTTCCATACTTCCTGCCTGTGTGCGGGCCGTTCTGACTTCAAAGCCTTTCTGGTTGATCGGTCTAGCTGTTATCTTGATTTGGTCTCGCTACTTCTCTAACCAGCGAAGGAGACATAAACCCATTTTAAG AGGTGGGATGAAGAAAATGAATCAATCTTTCTATGAAAGATGGGTTGATGCATACCAACAGGGCATTTATTCCAAGTACTTCAAATTTCTAAAAGTCATTGGACAAGTTTGCAAAACAAGACGCATGAACTGA